AACCTAGGTCTTTATAGAATTCTCGGTATGCCGGATCGCCTGGATAACCAACCTCAGAAGACCACACTTGTTGAGACGATTCGTGATCGCGACCGAACGCCGCCACGCCCGTTTCCGTGAAGATCGGTGCGTAGGTTCCGAAACGCGGGCGCGGGCGCGCGTAGAGTAAACCATGACCGTCCATCAGGAAGTAACGCAGTCCGGCATCGGCCAGCATGCGCTCGAGTCCTTCGTAATAAGCACATTCCGGCAGCCAAATTCCCTTTGCCGGTTGGCCGAACGTCTCGGCATAGTGCTCGCAAGCCACCTGGATTTGCGCCCACACGGCCTGCGGGTGCATTTTTATGAGTGGAAAGTAACCGTGCGTTGCCCCGCAGGTCACTATTTCTAAGTTATTGCTGTCGAGGTACTGCTTGAAAGCTTTAATCAGGTTGCCATCGTAGCTTTCCCAAATACGACGCGCATCGGCAAATTCGTCGGTATAGTGTTGCGCAAGATAGCAAATGTGACCGTTATGCTCGTTGTGACCGATTTCGAGATGAGCCAGTTTTTGCAATTGGCTTAAATGTTTGTCGTAGCGCTCTTGTAGGAGTGGATCCTGCAGCATCGATACCAGCGGCGGTGTCAAGCTCATGGTGAGCTTGAAATCGATGCCATCGCGCTTGAGTCCCTCAAATACCCTTAGCAGAGGAATGTAGGTTTCGGTTATGGCTTCATAGAGCCATTCTTCTTCGAGTACGTAATCGCTTTCGGGATGACGCACGAAGGGCAAGTGTGCGTGAAGTACCAAAGCAACATAACCGATTGCCATAGGAAGTTCTGCTCGGGAGGTGGGGTGGACGGACGCGGAGATTCCTCGCTCGCAGCGAGAACGAATGCTTAAGATTCTACGATCGAACGGGGATCGGGGTACGGATCGGGGATCGCGATCGGGCAACCCAACGCAAGGCGCCCGAGCGCCAGTGCTCGAGCGCGTCTAATCGAGTTGATAATCGCTCCGCTGGAGACCAGCGTGCGGGCTTGGGGACCTAGCGACCGATGCCGATGTAGCGGAACCCAGCGGACTCGAGCTTATCGCGGTTGAGGAAATTACGCCCGTCGATCGCCACGGGATTGTTCATCAACGATGCCATTTTGGCGAAGTCGAGGTCGGCAAACTCCTTCCAGTCCGTTACCAGCACGAGCGCGTCACAGCCGTCAGCCAGGCGCTCGGGATCGGTCTCGACGATCACGTCCGAGAGCCCGTGACGCATTCCAGATTGGGCGACGATCGGGTCGTAGGCTTTGACTTTGGCTCCCAGGCGGCTGAGCTGCGCGATGATGTCGAGGGCAGGCGCATCGCGCATGTCGTCGGTGTTGGGTTTGAAGGTCAGTCCCAACAAGCCGACGGTTTTGCCCTTGAGGATTTTCAGCTCCTGCTGAAGCTTTTCCACGGCACTCAGGCGCTGGCGGCGGTTGACTTCAATCGTAGACTTGAGCAACTGCGCTTCGTAGTTGTAGTCGTCGGCGGTATGAACCAATGCCGACACATCCTTCGGGAAGCAAGAACCACCCCAGCCGATGCCCGCTTGCAAGAACTTGTTGCCGATCCGCGAGTCGAGCCCGATACCGCGCGCGACTTGAGTGACATCTGCGCCGACGCGATCGCAGATATTAGCCACTTCGTTGATGAAGCTGATCTTGGTTGCCAAAAACGCATTAGCAGCATATTTAATCATCTCGGCAGAGCTGAGGTCCGTGACGACTAGGGGTACGGGGGGCAGGGATTTGTCTTCAGCAGCCTGGCGCTGGATCAGCGGCTCGTAAAGTTCCGTCATCATCGCAATCGCGCGGTCGCTGTTGCCGCCGAGCACGATGCGATCGGGGTTGAAGGTGTCGTAAACGGCCGAGCCTTCGCGCAAGAACTCGGGGTTGCTGACCACGTCGAAGGCAGCCGAAATTTCCTCCCTGCTGCTGCTGGCGGTTACCTTGACCTGCTGGCGCTCTGCCACGCCGTCGAGGACGATCATGCGTACCCAGTCACCGGAGCCGATCGGAACGGTGGATTTGTTGACGATGACTTTATAGCCGCCGTTGAGATGCTCGCCGATACCCTTCGCAACCGCTTCAACGTAGCGAGTGTCGCTCTCGCCCGTGGGTAAAGGGGGCGTACCCACAGCAATAAACAGTATCTCGCCGTGACTGACGCCTTTGCCGAGGTCGGTTGTGAAGTGCAGTCGACTCGATTCCATGGAAGAATGCATTAACTCGGACAGTCCCGGCTCGAAGATTGGTGTCTGCCCGGACTGCATCAACTTCACCTTCTCTTCGTTGTTGTCCACGCAGATCACATCGTGTCCGAGGTGCGACAGACAAACGCCCGTTACCAAACCGACGTATCCGGTTCCAATCACACAAACACGCATAATCACCTATTCCTCTTCTACTGCGGAGTTTCAATCAGTGTTTCAGGGGTGGGGCGCGGGTGCAACCGCGATCGTCGGAATAATCTTCAGCATGCGATCGCGTTCGACGGGCGATCGTGCAGCCAATCAACTTGCAGATGCTGCAGATCGGCGGACCCTAGGGGCCATCTCGGAGGCAGCTGCGAGCTTCGTTCATTGTGCCGTCTGGGTCGAGCCAACTAATGCATCCCCAAGGCGCGTGCGAAAGTCGTCGATCAGCCGTTCGAGTCCGTCCTCAAGCGGGACGGTAGGTTCCCAACCCAATAACGATCGCGCGCGCGTGATGTCGGGGCGGCGCTTGCGGGGGTCGTCCTGGGGCAGGGGCTTGAAGGCGATTTCGGTGCCGGGAGCAACCATGTCGCGGATGGTCTCGGCCAGCTGCAGAATCGTGTATTCGCCTGGATTGCCGAGGTTGATCGGCCCGCTGTGCTCGCCGTTCATCAGACGCATCAACCCATCTACCAAATCCGAGACGTAGCAGAAGCTGCGGGTTTGCAAACCATCACCGTAGACGGTCAGCGGCTTTCCACGCAGGGCTTGCACGACGAAGTTGCTGACGACGCGCCCGTCATTTTCAAGCATGCGCGGACCGTAGGTGTTGAAGATACGCGCAACGCGGATATCGACGCCGTTATCGCGGTGGTAGTCGAAGGATAGGGTTTCGGCAACGCGCTTGCCCTCGTCATAGCAGGCGCGGATGCCGATCGGGTTGACGTTACCGCGATAGTCCTCCGGTTGCGGATGGACTTCCGGGTCGCCGTACACCTCCGATGTAGAAGCCAGCAGGAAGCGTGCTTTGACGCGCTTGGCCAGGCCTAGCATGTTCAACGTGCCGATGACGTTGGTTTTGATCGTCTTGACGGGATTGAATTGGTAGTGAACGGGTGAGGCCGGACAGGCGAGGTGATAGATTTGGTCGACCTCAAGACTAATGGGCTCGGTGATGTCGTGGCGAACGATCTCGAAATCGGGGTTCCCGAGCCAGGATAAGAGGTTACTCTTTCGACCCGTGTAATAGTTGTCCAAGCAGATCACTTCGTGCCCTTGCTCCATCAAGCGATCGATCAGGTGGGAGCCGATAAACCC
This sequence is a window from Rubidibacter lacunae KORDI 51-2. Protein-coding genes within it:
- a CDS encoding UDP-glucuronic acid decarboxylase family protein — encoded protein: MRILVTGGAGFIGSHLIDRLMEQGHEVICLDNYYTGRKSNLLSWLGNPDFEIVRHDITEPISLEVDQIYHLACPASPVHYQFNPVKTIKTNVIGTLNMLGLAKRVKARFLLASTSEVYGDPEVHPQPEDYRGNVNPIGIRACYDEGKRVAETLSFDYHRDNGVDIRVARIFNTYGPRMLENDGRVVSNFVVQALRGKPLTVYGDGLQTRSFCYVSDLVDGLMRLMNGEHSGPINLGNPGEYTILQLAETIRDMVAPGTEIAFKPLPQDDPRKRRPDITRARSLLGWEPTVPLEDGLERLIDDFRTRLGDALVGSTQTAQ
- a CDS encoding UDP-glucose dehydrogenase family protein; this translates as MRVCVIGTGYVGLVTGVCLSHLGHDVICVDNNEEKVKLMQSGQTPIFEPGLSELMHSSMESSRLHFTTDLGKGVSHGEILFIAVGTPPLPTGESDTRYVEAVAKGIGEHLNGGYKVIVNKSTVPIGSGDWVRMIVLDGVAERQQVKVTASSSREEISAAFDVVSNPEFLREGSAVYDTFNPDRIVLGGNSDRAIAMMTELYEPLIQRQAAEDKSLPPVPLVVTDLSSAEMIKYAANAFLATKISFINEVANICDRVGADVTQVARGIGLDSRIGNKFLQAGIGWGGSCFPKDVSALVHTADDYNYEAQLLKSTIEVNRRQRLSAVEKLQQELKILKGKTVGLLGLTFKPNTDDMRDAPALDIIAQLSRLGAKVKAYDPIVAQSGMRHGLSDVIVETDPERLADGCDALVLVTDWKEFADLDFAKMASLMNNPVAIDGRNFLNRDKLESAGFRYIGIGR
- a CDS encoding glycoside hydrolase family 57 protein produces the protein MAIGYVALVLHAHLPFVRHPESDYVLEEEWLYEAITETYIPLLRVFEGLKRDGIDFKLTMSLTPPLVSMLQDPLLQERYDKHLSQLQKLAHLEIGHNEHNGHICYLAQHYTDEFADARRIWESYDGNLIKAFKQYLDSNNLEIVTCGATHGYFPLIKMHPQAVWAQIQVACEHYAETFGQPAKGIWLPECAYYEGLERMLADAGLRYFLMDGHGLLYARPRPRFGTYAPIFTETGVAAFGRDHESSQQVWSSEVGYPGDPAYREFYKDLGWEAEYEYIKPFVMPNGQRKNVGIKYHKITSRGAGLGDKELYDPYWAREKAAEHAGNFAFNREQQVQHLAGIMGRAPLVVSPYDAELFGHWWYEGPWFIDYLFRKSWFDQSAFEMTHLADYLRANPQQQVCRPSQSSWGYKGFHEYWLNATNAWIYPHLHKAAERAIALAAREPADTLEWRALNQAARELLLAQSSDWAFIMRTGTMVPYAERRTRSHLMRFTKLHDDITSGEIDSGWLEKVEQIDNIFPNINYQVYRPL